A genomic window from Rhodococcus sp. KBS0724 includes:
- a CDS encoding pyrimidine reductase family protein codes for MTVPRWRSLYSIDTQARTLHDFYADAPEGVRVNMVSSLDGAAAFDGRVRPISNTADHQLLKSLRAYCDVLLVGAGTIRAERYGPVTLDAELRRYRRDACGKVSLPPVAVVTHSGDLPWKSALFTAEGPRPIVVTSAQVAATYGSDVRSRVDIMVAGGDYVDPVAMIAGLHDRGLMRVLCEGGPALLSTLVAHDLVDDMCFTLSPTLAGPQPVSGPIAAPPLAVPQALQLRHVLLEAEYLYMRYQRHQSAR; via the coding sequence ATGACGGTGCCTCGGTGGCGATCGTTATATTCCATAGACACCCAAGCCCGCACACTTCACGACTTCTACGCCGACGCCCCCGAAGGTGTTCGAGTGAACATGGTCTCGAGCCTCGACGGCGCCGCTGCATTCGACGGTCGAGTACGCCCAATCTCCAACACTGCTGATCATCAGTTACTGAAGTCCCTGCGCGCCTATTGTGATGTGCTCCTCGTCGGCGCCGGAACGATACGCGCGGAACGGTACGGACCTGTAACGCTCGATGCCGAACTCCGGCGATACCGCCGCGACGCGTGCGGGAAAGTGTCGTTACCGCCCGTTGCGGTTGTGACGCACAGCGGTGATCTTCCATGGAAATCGGCGCTGTTCACCGCGGAAGGGCCGCGCCCAATTGTCGTCACCAGCGCACAGGTGGCCGCCACATACGGTTCCGATGTGCGGTCCCGTGTCGACATCATGGTGGCCGGGGGCGACTACGTTGATCCGGTCGCGATGATCGCGGGCCTACACGATCGCGGGTTGATGCGAGTGCTCTGCGAAGGAGGTCCAGCCCTTCTCTCTACCCTTGTGGCGCACGATCTCGTGGACGACATGTGCTTTACCCTCTCCCCGACATTGGCGGGGCCCCAGCCAGTCTCCGGACCGATCGCTGCCCCGCCACTCGCAGTTCCCCAGGCGTTGCAGCTCCGGCACGTCTTGCTCGAAGCCGAATACTTGTACATGCGCTACCAGCGCCATCAGTCTGCTCGTTGA
- a CDS encoding MerR family transcriptional regulator — MSELTGVGLQTLRLYERRGLLMPSRTDGGTRRYSEVDLSTLGRITALVDDGVNLVGIRSILSLEAENSILAARIAQLSDSASSAPELV; from the coding sequence ATGTCGGAGTTGACCGGCGTCGGTCTGCAGACGTTGCGGCTCTACGAGCGGCGTGGACTGCTGATGCCTTCGCGTACCGACGGTGGAACCCGCCGATACAGTGAAGTGGATCTGTCGACGTTGGGTCGCATCACCGCATTGGTCGACGACGGGGTCAACCTCGTCGGAATCCGATCGATTCTCTCACTGGAAGCGGAGAATTCGATTCTGGCGGCGAGGATTGCTCAATTGAGCGACTCAGCTTCGTCGGCGCCTGAGCTGGTGTGA